One part of the Tachysurus vachellii isolate PV-2020 chromosome 6, HZAU_Pvac_v1, whole genome shotgun sequence genome encodes these proteins:
- the ubr2 gene encoding E3 ubiquitin-protein ligase UBR2 isoform X6 gives MAAAESDRESPTALCSEFLTFSSKATAAKWLQATDLPKDVYQHLACYVPKIYCLGPNLNPQSEDLLAQLLLQTPMEWYLCGEEPSTGLAKLEQSNQPSHLCGHVFKVGEPTYSCRECAADPTCVLCMQCFLGSVHKEHRYRMTTSGGGGFCDCGDTEAWKKGSYCQKHEPNNGDSSQEDPLASLSADMIARTYNIFSIILKYAVDMLTWDRENELPLGLEPPERGDTYYCMLFNDEVHTYEQVIYTLQKAVNCTQKEAVSFATTVDRDGRKSVRYGDFQFCEQAKSVIVRNTSRQSKPLRVQVMHSSVVAHQCFALKALSWLGHVIRYSDALRRILCQVGLQNGTDGENSLVDTLMLNDSKMWKGARNVYHQLFMSSLLMDLKYKKLFAIQFAKNYQRLQTDFMEDDHERLVSVTSLSVQLFTVPTLARMLITEENLMTTIIRTFVDHLRHRDLQGRFQFERYTAQQAFKFRRVQSLIGDLKYVLISRPTEWTDKLREKFLEGLEAFLELLKSMQGMDPVVRQVGQHIEMEPEWEAAFTLQMKLTHIISMIQEWCASDEWVLIEAYKKCLTVLTHCHSGFTDGEQPITLSMCGHSVDTIRYCVSQEKVSIHLPVSRLLAGLHALLSKTEVAYRLPEQLPLSELSPPMVIEHPLRCLVLCAQVHAGMWRRNGFSLVNQIYYYHNVKCRLEMFDKDLMTLQAGASMMDPNHFLMIVLSRFELFHIFSSADCRKRYNRENANKDVVQQNSTLIEEMLHLIIMIVGERFTPGIGHVDNCDELKREIIHQLCIRPMAHSELVKALPENENKETGMERVIDSVALFKKPGVTGRGLYELRSECAKQFNLYFHHYSRADQSKAEEAQRKLKRQNGEELALPPPALPPFCPLFASLVNILQCDVLLGMVGAVLQWAVEPSGGHWSESMLQRVLHLIGMALLEEQQQLESSGDDNEVTFNFTLKISRPGEAPSSAPSILALLENLQSAPHLEVHKDMIRWILKMVVSIKTMRERTAAAPACEGAGHCHEETVRDKDKAERKRKAEMARLRREKIMAQMSEMQRHFINENKELFQQSLEELDASASTSAEHSPSSCDSALVCVGPRRWRARGGERRQVVTCILCQEEQEIRPDGRAMVLAAFVQRSTVMSKNRKRPPHKPDSYDPLFMHPDLSFGTHTGSCGHIMHSHCWQRYFEAVQAKEQRRQQRLRVHTSYDVENGEYLCPLCECLSNTVIPLLPLTKTACSSSEQPGLAQWLNTTCQQIRALHCAHNQAKSTNVDETETVEDCPPPEGFRLDHTPINPYSSSIREMLTTFGTAAYKVGLQLHPNEQDPRVPIICWGSCSYTIQSVERLLVDEEKPLFGSLPCRQDDCLSSLARFGSACWTVSSHSAVQNHFMRLLAALVPDTQVKNSPCILDVDMFHLLVSLVLSYSVLHCLDSSGLSADTAQLHLLHLVIVAHVVQILLTSVPEELTMEQESEGLERKEEEHICLFYNTIRTHFGCSLREVSSGWHLWRCVKSGILPFLRGAALFFHHLNGVPTPSELHVVGAGEWEALCAYLCLPSNLLQLYYNHQDIMDPLLQGWFSHPGMQPCLQSPKTLISFPRESNKLIDLPEDYSALINQASSFT, from the exons ATGGCGGCGGCTGAATCTGATCGGGAATCACCAACTGCTCTCTGTAGCGAATTCCTCACTTTCTCTTCCAAGGCCACCGCTGCG AAATGGCTTCAGGCAACAGACCTGCCCAAAGATGTCTACCAGCACTTGGCTTGTTATGTGCCCAAGATCTACTGTCTTGGGCCCAACCTGAACCCTCAGAGTGAGGATCTGCTGGCCCAGTTGTTGTTACAGACACCAATGGAGTGGTATCTGTGTGGAGAAGAACCTTCAACCGGGCTAGCCAAGCTCGAGCAGAGCAACCAGCCTTCCCACCTCTGTGGCCATGTCTTCAAAGTGGGGGAACCCACATACTCCTGCAG GGAATGCGCTGCTGATCCAACTTGTGTGCTGTGCATGCAGTGCTTTTTAGGCAGTGTGCATAAGGAGCATCGTTACAga atgaCGACCTCTGGGGGAGGGGGGTTCTGTGACTGTGGTGATACAGAAGCATGGAAGAAGGGTTCTTACTGTCAGAAACATGAGCCCAACAACGGTGACTCATCCCAGGAG GATCCACTTGCCAGTCTCTCTGCAGACATGATCGCTCGTACATATAACATCTTTTCTATCATCCTGAAATATGCTGTGGACATGCTCACATGGGACAGGGAAAATGAACTCCCTCTGGGCCTCGAACCAcc GGAGCGTGGAGACACTTATTACTGCATGTTGTTTAACGATGAGGTGCACACCTACGAACAGGTGATATACACGCTACAGAAAGCTGTGAACTGCACACAGAAAGAGGCGGTCAGCTTTGCTACTACAGTGGACAGAGAC GGGCGGAAGTCTGTACGCTATGGGGATTTTCAATTCTGTGAACAGGCCAAGTCTGTTATTGTG CGAAACACGAGTCGTCAGTCGAAGCCCCTGCGGGTTCAGGTCATGCACTCCTCAGTGGTAGCACACCAGTGTTTTGCTCTTAAAGCGCTCTCCTGGCTCGGCCATGTCATCAGATACTCAG atGCCCTGAGGAGGATCCTGTGCCAGGTTGGACTACAGAATGGCACTGATGGAGAGAACTCCCTTGTCGACACTTTAATGTTAAATGACTCCAAAATGTGGAAAG GGGCAAGAAATGTGTACCACCAGCTGTTTATGAGCAGTCTGCTCATGGATTTGAAGTATAAGAAGCTCTTTGCTATTCAATTTGCAAAG AATTACCAGCGCCTCCAGACAGATTTTATGGAGGACGATCACGAGCGCTTAGTGTCAGTgacctctctgtctgtgcaaCTCTTCACCGTCCCCACTTTG GCACGGATGCTGATCACAGAGGAGAACCTGATGACAACGATCATCCGCACTTTTGTGGATCACTTGAGACATCGAGACTTGCAGGGCCGATTTCAGTTTGAACGCTACACTGCACAACAGGCCTTTAAATTCCGCAGGGTCCAGAGTCTTATAGGAGACCTCAA ATATGTCCTGATTAGCCGTCCAACAGAGTGGACCGACAAACTCAGGGAGAAGTTTCTGGAAGGACTTGAAGCTTTCTTGGAGCTGCTCAAGAGCATGCAG GGTATGGACCCAGTAGTGCGACAGGTTGGCCAGCACATAGAGATGGAACCAGAGTGGGAGGCAGCCTTCACGTTACAGATGAAGCTCACGCACATTATCTCAATGATACAAGAGTGGTGTGCCAGTGAT GAGTGGGTGCTAATTGAAGCCTATAAGAAGTGCCTAACAGTTCTGACTCACTGCCACAGCGGTTTTACTGATGGAGAGCAGCCCATCACCCTTAGCATGTGCGGCCACTCAGTGGATACTATCCGCTACTGCGTCTCCCAGGAGAAAGTCAGCATTCACCTACCTGTGTCTAGACTGCTGGCAG gACTTCATGCTCTCCTCAGCAAAACAGAAGTGGCTTACAGGCTCCCTGAACAGCTACCTCTG AGTGAACTGAGTCCTCCAATGGTGATTGAGCATCCACTTCGCTGCCTGGTTCTCTGTGCACAGGTGCATGCTGGGATGTGGAGGAGAAATGGCTTCTCATTAGTCAATCAG atctaCTACTACCACAATGTGAAGTGTAGGCTTGAGATGTTTGATAAAGACCTCATGACTCTCCAG GCGGGGGCTTCCATGATGGATCCCAACCACTTTCTGATGATCGTGCTGAGTCGTTTTGAGCTCTTTCATATCTTCAGTTCAGCAGATTGCAGGAAAAGATACAACAGGGAGAATGCTAACAAG GATGTGGTCCAGCAGAACAGCACTTTAATAGAAGAGATGCTTCACCTCATTATAATGATCGTGG gtgAGCGGTTTACTCCGGGCATTGGGCATGTAGATAACTGTGATGAACTAAAGAGAGAGATCATTCATCAGCTTTGTATTCGTCCTATGGCTCACAGTGAGCTGGTCAAAGCCTTGCCTGAAAAT gAGAATAAAGAAACTGGAATGGAGAGAGTCATTGATAGTGTTGCATTGTTTAA GAAGCCAGGAGTGACTGGTAGGGGACTGTATGAACTCCGCTCAGAATGTGCCAAACAGTTCAACCTCTATTTCCACCATTATTCCAGAGCTGATCAGTCCAAG GCAGAGGAAGCTCAGCGAAAGCTTAAGAGACAAAATGGAGAGGAGCTGG ctctGCCTCCACCAGCCCTGCCCCCATTCTGCCCACTGTTTGCCAGCTTGGTAAACATTCTGCAGTGTGATGTGCTGCTTGGGATGGTGGGAGCTGTGCTGCAGTGGGCTGTGGAGCCTAGCGGAGGACACTGGTCTGAGTCCATGCTGCAGAGG GTGCTGCACTTGATAGGCATGGCTTTGTTGGAGGAGCAGCAACAACTAGAGAGCAGTGGGGATGACAATGAAGTTACCTTCAACTTCACACTCAAAATCTCCC GTCCTGGTGAAGCCCCCAGCAGTGCTCCCAGTATTCTGGCTCTGTTGGAGAACTTACAGAGCGCTCCTCACTTGGAAGTGCACAAAGACATGATTCGCTGGATCCTTAAA ATGGTGGTTAGCATTAAAACTATGCGTGAGCGCACAGCTGCTGCACCTGCCTGTGAAGGAGCAGGGCACTGCCACGAGGAG ACTGTGAGGGACAAAGacaaagcagagagaaagagaaaggccGAGATGGCTAGACTGCGCAGGGAAAAGATCATGGCTCAAATGTCCGAGATGCAGAGACACTTCATTAATGAGAACAAAGAGCTGTTCCAGCAGAGTTTAGAGGAGCTGGACGCCTCTGCGTCTACATCAGCAGAGCACAG CCCCAGTTCATGTGACAGTGCTCTGGTCTGTGTCGGACCTCGGCGCTGGCGTGccagaggaggagagaggaggcaGGTGGTGACGTGTATCCTGTGTCAGGAAGAGCAGGAGATCAGACCCGATGGCAGAGCCATGGTGCTGGCTGCTTTTGTCCAACGCTCTACAGTCATGTCCAAGAACCGCAAAAGACCGCCTCACAAGCCAG ATAGCTATGATCCCCTCTTCATGCACCCTGATCTGTCCTTTGGTACACATACCGGCAGCTGTGGCCACATCATGCACTCTCACTGCTGGCAGAG GTACTTTGAGGCGGTGCAGGCTAAGGAACAGCGCAGACAGCAGAGGCTGCGTGTACATACCAGTTATGATGTAGAGAATGGGGAGTACTTGTGTCCACTCTGTGAGTGTCTCAGTAACACAGTCATTCCTCTCCTGCCCCTCACTAAGACCGCCTGCAG CAGTAGTGAACAGCCAGGTCTGGCTCAGTGGCTAAATACTACCTGCCAGCAGATCCGAGCCCTGCACTGTGCTCATAATCAGGCCAAGTCAACGA ATGTTGATGAGACAGAGACTGTTGAGGACTGTCCTCCTCCTGAGGGTTTCAGGCTGGACCACACTCCAAT CAACCCTTATTCAAGCTCCATAAGGGAAATGCTGACAACGTTTGGGACCGCAGCTTATAAAGTTGGCCTTCAGTTGCACCCCAACGAGCAGGACCCTCGTGTGCCTATCATTTGCTGGGGCAGCTGTTCTTACACCATCCAGTCTGTCG AGAGATTATTGGTGGATGAGGAGAAGCCTTTGTTTGGAAGTTTACCCTGTAGACAG GATGACTGTTTGAGTTCTCTGGCTCGGTTTGGCTCTGCCTGCTGGACTGTTTCCTCTCACTCAGCGGTCCAAAATCACTTTATGCGACTGTTGGCag CACTTGTTCCTGATACCCAGGTGAAAAATTCTCCCTGCATTCTGGATGTGGACATGTTCCACTTACTG GTGAGTCTGGTGCTGTCTTATTCAGTATTGCACTGCTTAGACTCCTCAGGTCTGAGTGCAGACACGGCACAACTGCATCTCCTCCACTTGGTCATTGTGGCTCACGTGGTCCAGATCCTTCTCACCTCTGTGCCAG AGGAGCTGACCATGGAGCAAGAGAGTGAAGGATTGGAGCGGAAGGAGGAAGAGCATATCTGTCTCTTCTATAACACAATAAGGACTCATTTTGGCTG tagTTTGCGTGAGGTTAGCTCGGGTTGGCATCTCTGGCGTTGTGTAAAGTCAGGCATCCTGCCCTTCCTCAGAGGAGCTGCTCTGTTCTTCCATCATCTCAACGGAGTTCCCACTCCATCTGAGCTCCATG TTGTAGGTGCAGGTGAATGGGAGGCACTATGTGCATATCTGTGTCTGCCCTCCAACCTGCTCCAGCTATATTATAATCACCAGGACATTATGGATCCCCTGCTTCAGGG TTGGTTCTCTCATCCAGGCATGCAGCCATGTCTCCAGTCACCTAAAACCCTCATAAG ttttcCTCGTGAATCCAATAAGCTAATCGATTTGCCAGAGGACTACAGTGCACTGATCAATCAAGCTTCCAGCTTCACGTGA
- the ubr2 gene encoding E3 ubiquitin-protein ligase UBR2 isoform X5, whose protein sequence is MEWYLCGEEPSTGLAKLEQSNQPSHLCGHVFKVGEPTYSCRECAADPTCVLCMQCFLGSVHKEHRYRMTTSGGGGFCDCGDTEAWKKGSYCQKHEPNNGDSSQEDPLASLSADMIARTYNIFSIILKYAVDMLTWDRENELPLGLEPPERGDTYYCMLFNDEVHTYEQVIYTLQKAVNCTQKEAVSFATTVDRDGRKSVRYGDFQFCEQAKSVIVRNTSRQSKPLRVQVMHSSVVAHQCFALKALSWLGHVIRYSDALRRILCQVGLQNGTDGENSLVDTLMLNDSKMWKGARNVYHQLFMSSLLMDLKYKKLFAIQFAKNYQRLQTDFMEDDHERLVSVTSLSVQLFTVPTLARMLITEENLMTTIIRTFVDHLRHRDLQGRFQFERYTAQQAFKFRRVQSLIGDLKYVLISRPTEWTDKLREKFLEGLEAFLELLKSMQGMDPVVRQVGQHIEMEPEWEAAFTLQMKLTHIISMIQEWCASDEWVLIEAYKKCLTVLTHCHSGFTDGEQPITLSMCGHSVDTIRYCVSQEKVSIHLPVSRLLAGLHALLSKTEVAYRLPEQLPLSELSPPMVIEHPLRCLVLCAQVHAGMWRRNGFSLVNQIYYYHNVKCRLEMFDKDLMTLQAGASMMDPNHFLMIVLSRFELFHIFSSADCRKRYNRENANKDVVQQNSTLIEEMLHLIIMIVGERFTPGIGHVDNCDELKREIIHQLCIRPMAHSELVKALPENENKETGMERVIDSVALFKKPGVTGRGLYELRSECAKQFNLYFHHYSRADQSKAEEAQRKLKRQNGEELALPPPALPPFCPLFASLVNILQCDVLLGMVGAVLQWAVEPSGGHWSESMLQRVLHLIGMALLEEQQQLESSGDDNEVTFNFTLKISRPGEAPSSAPSILALLENLQSAPHLEVHKDMIRWILKMVVSIKTMRERTAAAPACEGAGHCHEETVRDKDKAERKRKAEMARLRREKIMAQMSEMQRHFINENKELFQQSLEELDASASTSAEHSPSSCDSALVCVGPRRWRARGGERRQVVTCILCQEEQEIRPDGRAMVLAAFVQRSTVMSKNRKRPPHKPDSYDPLFMHPDLSFGTHTGSCGHIMHSHCWQRYFEAVQAKEQRRQQRLRVHTSYDVENGEYLCPLCECLSNTVIPLLPLTKTACSSSEQPGLAQWLNTTCQQIRALHCAHNQAKSTNVDETETVEDCPPPEGFRLDHTPINPYSSSIREMLTTFGTAAYKVGLQLHPNEQDPRVPIICWGSCSYTIQSVERLLVDEEKPLFGSLPCRQDDCLSSLARFGSACWTVSSHSAVQNHFMRLLAALVPDTQVKNSPCILDVDMFHLLVSLVLSYSVLHCLDSSGLSADTAQLHLLHLVIVAHVVQILLTSVPEELTMEQESEGLERKEEEHICLFYNTIRTHFGCSLREVSSGWHLWRCVKSGILPFLRGAALFFHHLNGVPTPSELHVVGAGEWEALCAYLCLPSNLLQLYYNHQDIMDPLLQGWFSHPGMQPCLQSPKTLISFPRESNKLIDLPEDYSALINQASSFTCPKSGGDKSRAPTLCLVCGTMLCSQSYCCQTELEGEDVGACTAHTFACGAGVGIFLRVRESQVLFLAGKTKGCFYAPPYLDDYGETDQGLRRGNPLHLCRERYRKIQKLWRQHSITEEIGHAQEANQTLVGIDWQHL, encoded by the exons ATGGAGTGGTATCTGTGTGGAGAAGAACCTTCAACCGGGCTAGCCAAGCTCGAGCAGAGCAACCAGCCTTCCCACCTCTGTGGCCATGTCTTCAAAGTGGGGGAACCCACATACTCCTGCAG GGAATGCGCTGCTGATCCAACTTGTGTGCTGTGCATGCAGTGCTTTTTAGGCAGTGTGCATAAGGAGCATCGTTACAga atgaCGACCTCTGGGGGAGGGGGGTTCTGTGACTGTGGTGATACAGAAGCATGGAAGAAGGGTTCTTACTGTCAGAAACATGAGCCCAACAACGGTGACTCATCCCAGGAG GATCCACTTGCCAGTCTCTCTGCAGACATGATCGCTCGTACATATAACATCTTTTCTATCATCCTGAAATATGCTGTGGACATGCTCACATGGGACAGGGAAAATGAACTCCCTCTGGGCCTCGAACCAcc GGAGCGTGGAGACACTTATTACTGCATGTTGTTTAACGATGAGGTGCACACCTACGAACAGGTGATATACACGCTACAGAAAGCTGTGAACTGCACACAGAAAGAGGCGGTCAGCTTTGCTACTACAGTGGACAGAGAC GGGCGGAAGTCTGTACGCTATGGGGATTTTCAATTCTGTGAACAGGCCAAGTCTGTTATTGTG CGAAACACGAGTCGTCAGTCGAAGCCCCTGCGGGTTCAGGTCATGCACTCCTCAGTGGTAGCACACCAGTGTTTTGCTCTTAAAGCGCTCTCCTGGCTCGGCCATGTCATCAGATACTCAG atGCCCTGAGGAGGATCCTGTGCCAGGTTGGACTACAGAATGGCACTGATGGAGAGAACTCCCTTGTCGACACTTTAATGTTAAATGACTCCAAAATGTGGAAAG GGGCAAGAAATGTGTACCACCAGCTGTTTATGAGCAGTCTGCTCATGGATTTGAAGTATAAGAAGCTCTTTGCTATTCAATTTGCAAAG AATTACCAGCGCCTCCAGACAGATTTTATGGAGGACGATCACGAGCGCTTAGTGTCAGTgacctctctgtctgtgcaaCTCTTCACCGTCCCCACTTTG GCACGGATGCTGATCACAGAGGAGAACCTGATGACAACGATCATCCGCACTTTTGTGGATCACTTGAGACATCGAGACTTGCAGGGCCGATTTCAGTTTGAACGCTACACTGCACAACAGGCCTTTAAATTCCGCAGGGTCCAGAGTCTTATAGGAGACCTCAA ATATGTCCTGATTAGCCGTCCAACAGAGTGGACCGACAAACTCAGGGAGAAGTTTCTGGAAGGACTTGAAGCTTTCTTGGAGCTGCTCAAGAGCATGCAG GGTATGGACCCAGTAGTGCGACAGGTTGGCCAGCACATAGAGATGGAACCAGAGTGGGAGGCAGCCTTCACGTTACAGATGAAGCTCACGCACATTATCTCAATGATACAAGAGTGGTGTGCCAGTGAT GAGTGGGTGCTAATTGAAGCCTATAAGAAGTGCCTAACAGTTCTGACTCACTGCCACAGCGGTTTTACTGATGGAGAGCAGCCCATCACCCTTAGCATGTGCGGCCACTCAGTGGATACTATCCGCTACTGCGTCTCCCAGGAGAAAGTCAGCATTCACCTACCTGTGTCTAGACTGCTGGCAG gACTTCATGCTCTCCTCAGCAAAACAGAAGTGGCTTACAGGCTCCCTGAACAGCTACCTCTG AGTGAACTGAGTCCTCCAATGGTGATTGAGCATCCACTTCGCTGCCTGGTTCTCTGTGCACAGGTGCATGCTGGGATGTGGAGGAGAAATGGCTTCTCATTAGTCAATCAG atctaCTACTACCACAATGTGAAGTGTAGGCTTGAGATGTTTGATAAAGACCTCATGACTCTCCAG GCGGGGGCTTCCATGATGGATCCCAACCACTTTCTGATGATCGTGCTGAGTCGTTTTGAGCTCTTTCATATCTTCAGTTCAGCAGATTGCAGGAAAAGATACAACAGGGAGAATGCTAACAAG GATGTGGTCCAGCAGAACAGCACTTTAATAGAAGAGATGCTTCACCTCATTATAATGATCGTGG gtgAGCGGTTTACTCCGGGCATTGGGCATGTAGATAACTGTGATGAACTAAAGAGAGAGATCATTCATCAGCTTTGTATTCGTCCTATGGCTCACAGTGAGCTGGTCAAAGCCTTGCCTGAAAAT gAGAATAAAGAAACTGGAATGGAGAGAGTCATTGATAGTGTTGCATTGTTTAA GAAGCCAGGAGTGACTGGTAGGGGACTGTATGAACTCCGCTCAGAATGTGCCAAACAGTTCAACCTCTATTTCCACCATTATTCCAGAGCTGATCAGTCCAAG GCAGAGGAAGCTCAGCGAAAGCTTAAGAGACAAAATGGAGAGGAGCTGG ctctGCCTCCACCAGCCCTGCCCCCATTCTGCCCACTGTTTGCCAGCTTGGTAAACATTCTGCAGTGTGATGTGCTGCTTGGGATGGTGGGAGCTGTGCTGCAGTGGGCTGTGGAGCCTAGCGGAGGACACTGGTCTGAGTCCATGCTGCAGAGG GTGCTGCACTTGATAGGCATGGCTTTGTTGGAGGAGCAGCAACAACTAGAGAGCAGTGGGGATGACAATGAAGTTACCTTCAACTTCACACTCAAAATCTCCC GTCCTGGTGAAGCCCCCAGCAGTGCTCCCAGTATTCTGGCTCTGTTGGAGAACTTACAGAGCGCTCCTCACTTGGAAGTGCACAAAGACATGATTCGCTGGATCCTTAAA ATGGTGGTTAGCATTAAAACTATGCGTGAGCGCACAGCTGCTGCACCTGCCTGTGAAGGAGCAGGGCACTGCCACGAGGAG ACTGTGAGGGACAAAGacaaagcagagagaaagagaaaggccGAGATGGCTAGACTGCGCAGGGAAAAGATCATGGCTCAAATGTCCGAGATGCAGAGACACTTCATTAATGAGAACAAAGAGCTGTTCCAGCAGAGTTTAGAGGAGCTGGACGCCTCTGCGTCTACATCAGCAGAGCACAG CCCCAGTTCATGTGACAGTGCTCTGGTCTGTGTCGGACCTCGGCGCTGGCGTGccagaggaggagagaggaggcaGGTGGTGACGTGTATCCTGTGTCAGGAAGAGCAGGAGATCAGACCCGATGGCAGAGCCATGGTGCTGGCTGCTTTTGTCCAACGCTCTACAGTCATGTCCAAGAACCGCAAAAGACCGCCTCACAAGCCAG ATAGCTATGATCCCCTCTTCATGCACCCTGATCTGTCCTTTGGTACACATACCGGCAGCTGTGGCCACATCATGCACTCTCACTGCTGGCAGAG GTACTTTGAGGCGGTGCAGGCTAAGGAACAGCGCAGACAGCAGAGGCTGCGTGTACATACCAGTTATGATGTAGAGAATGGGGAGTACTTGTGTCCACTCTGTGAGTGTCTCAGTAACACAGTCATTCCTCTCCTGCCCCTCACTAAGACCGCCTGCAG CAGTAGTGAACAGCCAGGTCTGGCTCAGTGGCTAAATACTACCTGCCAGCAGATCCGAGCCCTGCACTGTGCTCATAATCAGGCCAAGTCAACGA ATGTTGATGAGACAGAGACTGTTGAGGACTGTCCTCCTCCTGAGGGTTTCAGGCTGGACCACACTCCAAT CAACCCTTATTCAAGCTCCATAAGGGAAATGCTGACAACGTTTGGGACCGCAGCTTATAAAGTTGGCCTTCAGTTGCACCCCAACGAGCAGGACCCTCGTGTGCCTATCATTTGCTGGGGCAGCTGTTCTTACACCATCCAGTCTGTCG AGAGATTATTGGTGGATGAGGAGAAGCCTTTGTTTGGAAGTTTACCCTGTAGACAG GATGACTGTTTGAGTTCTCTGGCTCGGTTTGGCTCTGCCTGCTGGACTGTTTCCTCTCACTCAGCGGTCCAAAATCACTTTATGCGACTGTTGGCag CACTTGTTCCTGATACCCAGGTGAAAAATTCTCCCTGCATTCTGGATGTGGACATGTTCCACTTACTG GTGAGTCTGGTGCTGTCTTATTCAGTATTGCACTGCTTAGACTCCTCAGGTCTGAGTGCAGACACGGCACAACTGCATCTCCTCCACTTGGTCATTGTGGCTCACGTGGTCCAGATCCTTCTCACCTCTGTGCCAG AGGAGCTGACCATGGAGCAAGAGAGTGAAGGATTGGAGCGGAAGGAGGAAGAGCATATCTGTCTCTTCTATAACACAATAAGGACTCATTTTGGCTG tagTTTGCGTGAGGTTAGCTCGGGTTGGCATCTCTGGCGTTGTGTAAAGTCAGGCATCCTGCCCTTCCTCAGAGGAGCTGCTCTGTTCTTCCATCATCTCAACGGAGTTCCCACTCCATCTGAGCTCCATG TTGTAGGTGCAGGTGAATGGGAGGCACTATGTGCATATCTGTGTCTGCCCTCCAACCTGCTCCAGCTATATTATAATCACCAGGACATTATGGATCCCCTGCTTCAGGG TTGGTTCTCTCATCCAGGCATGCAGCCATGTCTCCAGTCACCTAAAACCCTCATAAG ttttcCTCGTGAATCCAATAAGCTAATCGATTTGCCAGAGGACTACAGTGCACTGATCAATCAAGCTTCCAGCTTCAC TTGTCCTAAGTCAGGTGGAGATAAGTCTCGTGCTCCAACGCTGTGCTTAGTTTGTGGCACAATGCTGTGTTCTCAAAGCTACTGCTGTCAGACTGAGCTGGAGGGTGAGGATGTTGGAGCCTGTACTGCACACACCTTCGCCTGCGGAGCTGGTGTTGGCATTTTCCTCAG GGTGAGGGAGAGTCAGGTTCTCTTCCTGGCAGGAAAGACTAAGGGCTGTTTTTATGCTCCCCCATACCTTGATGACTATGGAGAAACTGACCAAGGGCTCAG ACGGGGAAACCCTTTACATTTGTGTCGAGAGCGCTACAGAAAGATTCAGAAGCTCTGGCGCCAGCACAGCATCACAGAAGAGATCGGTCATGCCCAGGAAGCTAATCAGACTCTGGTGGGCATTGACTGGCAACACCTGTGA